From a region of the Streptomyces sp. B21-083 genome:
- a CDS encoding sulfite exporter TauE/SafE family protein: MSEILLVVLAGAAAGALNAIGGGGTFVALPVLVALGLSPVTANALSRVALVPGALAGVWVYRRELAPVGAASTKSLTAVSVIGGGVGGSLLLALPASSFDAAAPWLLAFATVILAFGPRLSRTLNATLGRSVGMNSRAVLISQFVLAVYGGYFGGAVGIMMLALWSIGLGLDTTVSNPMRIAQLAAIYLSATVLFLVASDTLSEPLVLTGMLVGAVAGGFAGAHLARRLPARLLRSVILTTAVLMTALYFLRG, translated from the coding sequence GTGTCCGAGATACTCCTTGTCGTGCTGGCCGGTGCCGCCGCCGGAGCGTTGAACGCCATCGGCGGCGGGGGCACGTTTGTGGCGCTGCCCGTTCTCGTGGCGCTCGGTCTGTCACCCGTGACGGCGAACGCGTTGTCGCGGGTGGCCCTCGTACCCGGGGCCTTGGCCGGTGTCTGGGTGTACCGACGCGAACTCGCCCCGGTCGGGGCGGCGTCCACGAAGTCTCTGACAGCGGTCAGTGTGATCGGGGGTGGAGTCGGCGGCAGCCTGCTACTGGCCCTGCCGGCGTCGTCGTTCGACGCCGCGGCACCGTGGCTGCTCGCCTTCGCCACGGTGATCCTCGCCTTCGGACCCCGGCTGTCCCGAACGTTGAACGCCACGCTGGGCCGCTCGGTCGGCATGAATTCCCGCGCCGTCCTGATCAGCCAGTTCGTCCTCGCCGTGTACGGCGGTTACTTCGGCGGCGCCGTAGGCATCATGATGCTGGCCCTCTGGAGCATCGGCCTCGGGCTCGACACCACGGTGAGCAACCCGATGCGGATCGCACAACTCGCCGCCATCTATCTCAGCGCGACCGTGTTGTTCCTCGTCGCGTCGGACACACTGAGCGAGCCGCTCGTCCTCACCGGCATGCTGGTCGGTGCGGTGGCCGGAGGCTTCGCCGGCGCCCACCTGGCCCGCCGTCTCCCCGCCCGGCTGCTGCGGAGCGTCATTCTGACCACCGCGGTACTCATGACCGCCCTGTACTTCCTGCGCGGCTGA
- a CDS encoding MFS transporter — MTTSSLMKDQKPGAARREGHPGIALAVIAACQLMVVLDATIVNIALPHIQGALKFSTTDLTWVVSAYTLTFGGLLLLGGRAGDILGRRRVFMTGILLFIAASLLGGLAQEPWQLLAARALQGVGGAIASPTALALITTTFAEGPERNRAFGVFAAVSAGGGAVGLLAGGMLTEWLNWRWVLFVNVPIGILIAMLTPMYIGESERHPGRFDVVGALTSTLGMASLVYGFIRAAEKGWRDSLTLASFATAVVLLAAFVFVEMRAKEPITPLKMFADRNRSGTYVIMLSLAAAMFGMFFFIVLFVQNVLLYTPIEAGLAFLPVTFAIATGAGLSQRFLPVLGPKPFMLAGSTLATLGLAWQAFITPDSSYVGGVLGPMLVFGFGMGLNFVTLTLTAVSGVAAHEAGAASGLLNVTQQVGGSLGLSILTTVFGSASRDEARKQVSKFLAEATPGQKAEFARSGQLPAPWSHEVLAHGISTAFIPAAAMAALALATAWFVIRVRKSDLDALAGTAGTAGPAGG, encoded by the coding sequence GTGACTACCTCTTCGTTGATGAAAGACCAGAAACCAGGTGCGGCCCGCCGGGAGGGGCATCCCGGCATAGCGCTCGCCGTCATCGCGGCCTGCCAACTCATGGTGGTACTTGACGCGACGATTGTGAACATCGCGCTGCCGCACATTCAAGGCGCTCTCAAGTTCAGCACCACCGACCTCACCTGGGTGGTCAGCGCCTACACGCTCACCTTCGGCGGTCTGCTGCTGCTCGGCGGGCGGGCCGGTGACATCCTGGGCCGCCGCCGGGTCTTCATGACCGGCATCCTGCTGTTCATCGCCGCCTCCCTCCTGGGCGGACTCGCCCAGGAGCCCTGGCAGTTGCTGGCCGCGCGGGCCCTGCAAGGCGTGGGCGGCGCGATCGCCTCGCCCACCGCGCTGGCGCTCATCACCACCACGTTCGCCGAAGGCCCGGAGCGCAACCGGGCGTTCGGCGTCTTCGCCGCCGTCTCGGCCGGCGGCGGCGCCGTCGGCCTGCTCGCCGGCGGCATGCTCACGGAGTGGCTCAACTGGCGCTGGGTGCTCTTCGTCAACGTACCGATCGGCATTCTGATCGCCATGCTCACGCCGATGTACATCGGCGAGTCCGAACGCCATCCGGGCCGCTTCGACGTCGTGGGCGCCCTGACCTCGACGCTGGGCATGGCGTCCCTCGTGTACGGGTTCATCCGCGCCGCGGAGAAGGGCTGGCGGGACAGCCTGACCCTGGCGTCCTTCGCCACGGCGGTGGTCCTGCTGGCCGCCTTCGTCTTCGTGGAGATGCGCGCCAAGGAGCCGATCACCCCGCTGAAAATGTTCGCCGACCGCAACCGCTCGGGCACATACGTGATCATGCTGAGCCTGGCCGCGGCGATGTTCGGCATGTTCTTCTTCATCGTCCTCTTCGTGCAGAACGTCCTGCTGTACACGCCGATCGAGGCGGGCCTCGCCTTCCTTCCGGTGACCTTCGCGATCGCCACGGGCGCGGGGCTTTCGCAGCGGTTCCTGCCGGTCCTGGGGCCCAAACCGTTCATGCTGGCCGGCTCGACACTGGCCACACTCGGCCTCGCCTGGCAGGCCTTCATCACCCCCGACAGCTCGTACGTCGGCGGCGTGCTCGGCCCGATGCTGGTGTTCGGCTTCGGTATGGGCCTGAACTTCGTGACGCTGACCCTGACGGCCGTCTCCGGGGTCGCCGCGCACGAGGCGGGCGCCGCCTCCGGGCTGCTCAACGTCACGCAGCAGGTGGGCGGTTCGCTCGGCCTCTCCATCCTGACGACGGTGTTCGGCTCGGCCAGCCGCGACGAGGCGCGGAAACAGGTGTCCAAGTTCCTCGCCGAGGCGACGCCGGGGCAGAAGGCGGAGTTCGCCAGGAGCGGTCAGCTCCCCGCTCCCTGGAGCCACGAGGTACTCGCCCACGGCATCTCCACGGCGTTCATCCCCGCCGCCGCGATGGCCGCCCTGGCTCTCGCCACCGCCTGGTTCGTGATCCGCGTCCGCAAGAGCGACCTGGACGCCCTCGCGGGCACGGCGGGCACCGCGGGCCCGGCCGGCGGCTGA
- a CDS encoding ADP-ribosylglycohydrolase family protein, with protein MTVDSSSHERLERALTSLRGLAVGDALGSQFFVPVNHPLLKVRELPTGPWQWTDDTEMACSVVAVLAVHHRVDQDALAHSFAEHHDFDRGYGPAVNRLLRLVREGGDWRELASALFNGQGSWGNGAAMRIAPLGAWYADDPEQATHQAEISAYPTHQHREAVVGAMAVAAAAALVAADGGPPSPGALLDGVIALVPRSAVSAGLRRARDMLDYADAGTVAAVLGCGRRTSAHDTVPFALWSAARALGDYEEAFWATAQVGGDVDTNCAIVGGVLAAGKAGAPPAAWLERTETLPVWMPSGA; from the coding sequence ATGACCGTTGATTCCTCTTCTCACGAGCGCCTGGAGCGCGCCCTGACCAGCCTGCGCGGGCTCGCGGTGGGGGATGCGCTCGGGTCGCAGTTCTTCGTGCCCGTGAACCACCCGCTGCTCAAGGTCCGTGAGCTGCCGACCGGTCCCTGGCAGTGGACGGACGACACGGAGATGGCGTGCTCCGTGGTGGCCGTGCTGGCCGTCCACCACCGCGTCGACCAGGACGCCCTGGCCCACTCCTTCGCGGAGCACCACGACTTCGACCGCGGGTACGGTCCCGCGGTGAACCGGCTCCTGCGGCTGGTCCGGGAGGGCGGCGACTGGCGGGAGCTGGCGTCCGCCCTGTTCAACGGCCAGGGCTCCTGGGGCAACGGCGCGGCCATGCGCATCGCGCCGCTGGGTGCCTGGTACGCGGACGACCCGGAGCAGGCGACCCACCAGGCGGAGATCTCGGCCTATCCCACGCACCAGCACCGCGAGGCCGTCGTGGGAGCCATGGCCGTCGCCGCTGCCGCCGCCCTGGTGGCCGCCGATGGCGGCCCGCCGAGTCCCGGTGCCCTCCTCGACGGGGTGATCGCGCTCGTCCCGAGGAGCGCCGTCTCCGCAGGGCTGCGGCGCGCCCGGGACATGCTGGACTACGCCGACGCGGGCACGGTCGCGGCCGTCCTGGGCTGTGGAAGGCGTACGTCGGCGCACGACACCGTCCCGTTCGCGCTCTGGTCCGCCGCGCGCGCCCTCGGCGACTACGAGGAAGCCTTCTGGGCGACGGCCCAGGTGGGCGGCGACGTGGACACGAACTGCGCCATCGTGGGCGGCGTACTCGCCGCGGGGAAGGCGGGGGCCCCGCCGGCGGCGTGGCTGGAGCGCACGGAAACGCTGCCGGTGTGGATGCCCTCAGGGGCGTAG
- a CDS encoding histidine phosphatase family protein translates to MVRPRRIVLVRHGESMGNADDTVYEREPDHALALTERGWRQAEETGKRLREVFGQEQVSVYVSPYRRTHETLRAFSLNPAHIRVREEPRLREQDWGNWQDRDDVQLQKAYRDAYGHFFYRFAQGESGADVYDRVGGFLESLYRSFEAPDHPPNVLLVTHGLAMRLFCMRWFHWTVAEFESLSNPGNAEMRMLVLGSDGRYTLDRPFERWRDPESYGVTG, encoded by the coding sequence ATGGTAAGACCACGGCGCATCGTCCTTGTCCGGCACGGCGAGTCAATGGGCAATGCCGATGACACCGTCTACGAGCGCGAACCGGATCATGCCCTCGCGCTCACGGAACGCGGCTGGCGACAGGCGGAGGAGACCGGCAAGCGGCTGCGCGAGGTGTTCGGGCAGGAGCAGGTGAGTGTCTACGTCTCCCCCTACCGGCGGACGCATGAAACCCTGCGCGCATTCAGTCTGAACCCCGCCCACATACGCGTACGCGAGGAGCCCCGGCTGCGTGAGCAGGACTGGGGCAACTGGCAGGACCGGGACGACGTACAGCTGCAGAAGGCGTACCGGGACGCGTACGGGCACTTTTTCTACCGCTTCGCCCAGGGGGAGTCCGGGGCCGACGTGTACGACAGGGTCGGCGGCTTCCTGGAGAGCCTCTACCGCAGCTTCGAGGCCCCCGACCATCCGCCCAACGTGCTGCTGGTGACCCATGGGCTGGCCATGCGGCTGTTTTGTATGCGCTGGTTCCACTGGACGGTCGCGGAGTTCGAATCGCTGTCGAATCCGGGGAACGCGGAGATGCGGATGCTCGTTCTCGGCAGTGACGGCAGGTACACCCTTGACCGGCCGTTCGAGCGTTGGCGTGATCCGGAATCGTATGGAGTCACCGGATAG
- a CDS encoding DUF2785 domain-containing protein: MARGPYGRAVRRSGIQARAFAPLVLARLVDAGDWRQEWGEAFARWCPGESDLRGYDSGLGWVRTAAHGAELLADTGRFLRRTGGRPDRSCAGAAPVPARSRRRRVDGLAGRLLGAFRTAEQGPVPPWVSNIMRTLRMLYLLVDRGLLAPGGDGPPGTVTQREAVLDALAATLAIVAPYLPSPSGRDQV, encoded by the coding sequence ATGGCTCGGGGACCGTACGGCCGGGCTGTTCGACGATCCGGCATTCAGGCGCGGGCGTTCGCTCCCCTGGTCCTGGCCCGGCTCGTGGACGCGGGGGACTGGCGGCAGGAGTGGGGGGAGGCGTTCGCCCGCTGGTGTCCCGGCGAGAGTGATCTGCGCGGGTACGACTCCGGGCTCGGCTGGGTGCGTACCGCCGCGCACGGAGCCGAGCTGCTGGCCGACACCGGCAGGTTTCTTCGACGCACAGGAGGACGACCGGATCGCTCGTGCGCCGGCGCAGCTCCTGTGCCTGCCCGGTCTCGCCGTCGCCGGGTCGATGGGCTGGCTGGACGCCTTCTCGGCGCGTTCCGGACGGCGGAGCAGGGGCCGGTTCCTCCCTGGGTCTCCAACATCATGCGCACCCTGCGCATGCTCTACCTGCTGGTGGACCGCGGACTGCTCGCGCCCGGAGGGGACGGTCCGCCGGGCACGGTCACCCAAAGGGAGGCCGTACTCGACGCCCTGGCCGCCACCCTCGCGATCGTCGCCCCCTACCTGCCCTCCCCTTCGGGGAGGGATCAGGTCTGA
- a CDS encoding TerD family protein: protein MKALNKGIRKAEVSLKWDPSPAGQPPTDLDIVAATYPAADPYGDPAYVVHFDSRSPDGTITLNRDSKDGKGFGWDEVMTLEFDRLGAQYARVVVGVIIQQRSTHRTFVNVLSPGLRIREGYTVLAEDDFGGVLGSTAATVAEFVRDEAGSWDFHSGVQGFEDDPDTFTMTMGHTRQT, encoded by the coding sequence GTGAAGGCCCTCAACAAGGGGATCCGCAAGGCCGAAGTCTCACTGAAGTGGGATCCGAGTCCGGCCGGGCAGCCGCCCACCGATCTCGACATCGTCGCAGCGACCTACCCGGCGGCCGATCCGTACGGCGATCCCGCCTATGTGGTGCACTTCGACAGCCGCTCCCCGGACGGCACGATCACGCTCAACCGGGACAGCAAGGACGGCAAGGGCTTCGGCTGGGACGAGGTCATGACACTGGAGTTCGACCGACTGGGCGCCCAGTACGCGCGCGTTGTGGTCGGCGTCATCATCCAACAACGCTCCACGCACCGGACATTCGTCAACGTCCTCAGTCCCGGCCTGCGCATCCGTGAGGGCTACACCGTGCTGGCCGAGGACGACTTCGGCGGCGTCCTCGGGTCCACGGCGGCCACCGTCGCGGAGTTCGTCCGCGACGAGGCCGGGTCGTGGGACTTCCACTCCGGCGTTCAGGGCTTCGAGGACGACCCCGACACGTTCACCATGACGATGGGCCACACACGTCAGACCTGA
- a CDS encoding LysR family transcriptional regulator encodes MRYDLDDLRLFVHIMAEGSITAGAHRMNLSLPSASARVRSLERTVGVPLLLRGRRGVRPTPAGTTLARHARDVLAQTARLESAVASYTRSPTAPLILLGGGSAMHGLVPRALVSFLRAHPGVDVEVAESRTPRTVRMLAAGEADLGVVLDDEARDCGLPLEPLGDDSLVVIGQPGGILAGRAALTYGEVAEHPLVGLDADSSLRRWIEKHLGPHAPAVRYRTTVADLDVLVTLVAAGVGLAVVPRRAIDRHQPLDVCELREPWACRHHLLAWGVKPGAPPTATAALAEHLRRAALSEPSSQTDQVDQTDQMDRTLQTPLADPFTGPNPRARGLCDCGVARGWR; translated from the coding sequence GTGCGTTACGACCTGGACGACCTACGGCTCTTTGTCCACATCATGGCGGAGGGGTCTATCACGGCAGGCGCTCACCGCATGAACCTGAGCCTGCCGTCGGCCAGCGCCAGGGTGCGCTCGCTGGAGCGGACCGTCGGCGTGCCGCTGCTGCTTCGCGGCAGACGGGGCGTGCGGCCCACACCGGCGGGAACGACCCTCGCCCGCCACGCACGCGACGTGCTGGCTCAGACCGCTCGGCTGGAAAGCGCCGTCGCGAGTTACACGCGGTCTCCGACCGCACCGCTGATCCTGCTGGGCGGTGGCTCCGCGATGCACGGGCTCGTGCCCCGGGCCCTTGTCTCGTTCCTCCGTGCGCACCCGGGCGTCGACGTCGAGGTGGCCGAGAGCCGCACCCCGCGGACCGTGCGGATGCTCGCCGCCGGCGAGGCGGATCTCGGGGTCGTTCTCGACGACGAGGCCCGCGACTGCGGTCTGCCCCTGGAGCCGCTCGGTGACGACTCCCTGGTAGTGATCGGCCAGCCCGGAGGGATCCTCGCCGGGCGGGCCGCACTGACCTACGGCGAGGTCGCGGAGCACCCTCTCGTCGGGCTCGACGCCGACTCCTCGCTGCGCCGCTGGATCGAGAAGCACCTCGGTCCGCATGCTCCGGCGGTGCGGTACCGCACGACCGTCGCCGATCTCGACGTCCTGGTCACCCTTGTCGCCGCCGGTGTCGGGCTCGCCGTGGTGCCGCGTCGTGCCATCGACCGCCACCAGCCACTCGACGTGTGCGAGCTACGGGAACCCTGGGCCTGCCGTCACCATCTGCTGGCCTGGGGCGTCAAGCCCGGAGCGCCGCCGACGGCCACTGCCGCGCTCGCCGAACATCTGCGCCGAGCGGCGCTGTCCGAACCGTCTTCTCAGACAGATCAGGTAGATCAGACAGATCAGATGGATCGGACACTGCAGACACCGCTCGCAGACCCGTTCACGGGGCCGAACCCTCGTGCTCGTGGCCTTTGCGACTGCGGCGTCGCGAGAGGGTGGCGCTAA
- a CDS encoding RecQ family ATP-dependent DNA helicase has protein sequence MSIQELRAEADAVLAELVGAPEGSARLREDQWQAVAALVEERRRALVVQRTGWGKSAVYFVATALLRRRGAGPTVIISPLLALMRNQVDAAARAGIRARTINSANPEEWETIYGEVERGETDVLLVSPERLNSVDFRDQVLPRLAATTGLLVVDEAHCISDWGHDFRPDYRRLRTMLAELPAGVPVLATTATANARVTADVAEQLGTGGGDALVLRGPLDRESLRLGVLELPDAAHRLAWLGERLGDLPGSGIIYTLTVAAAEEVAAFLRQRGYPVASYTGKTENADRLQAEEDLLANRVKALVATSALGMGFDKPDLGFVVHLGSPSSPIAYYQQVGRAGRGVDHADVLLLPGREDEAIWAYFASVGFPPEEQVRRTLAVLEDAGRPLSLPALEPLVDLRRSRLETMLKVLDVDGAVKRVKGGWTATGQPWAYDTERYAWVAKQRAAEQQAMRDYVATSGCRMEFLQRQLDDEKAVPCGRCDTCAGPWLDPSVSSGALAGAAGELDRPGVEVEPRRMWPSGMAAVGVDLKGRIPVGRQAATGRALGRLSDIGWGNRLRPLLSEQAVDGPVPDDVLAAVVTVVADWARSPGGWAGGGPDAMARPVGIVAMPSRTRPQLVSSLAGGLARVGRLPLLGSLAYTPQAGEYAAHRSNSAQRLRALAASFTVPDELAAALAGTPGPVLLVDDYTDSGWTLAVGARLLRQTGADQVLPLTLAVAG, from the coding sequence ATGAGTATCCAGGAGCTGCGTGCCGAAGCCGACGCCGTCCTCGCTGAGCTGGTCGGTGCCCCGGAGGGTTCGGCGCGGTTGCGGGAGGACCAGTGGCAGGCGGTGGCCGCCCTGGTGGAGGAGCGTCGGCGCGCCCTGGTCGTGCAGCGCACCGGCTGGGGCAAGTCGGCGGTGTACTTCGTCGCGACCGCTCTGTTGCGACGGCGTGGCGCCGGTCCGACGGTGATCATCTCGCCGTTGCTGGCGTTGATGCGCAACCAGGTCGACGCGGCGGCACGGGCCGGCATCCGGGCGCGCACGATCAACTCGGCCAACCCGGAGGAGTGGGAGACCATCTACGGGGAGGTCGAGCGCGGAGAGACCGATGTCCTCCTGGTCAGCCCGGAACGCCTCAACTCCGTGGATTTCCGCGATCAGGTCCTGCCCAGACTGGCGGCCACGACCGGTCTGCTGGTGGTCGACGAGGCGCACTGCATCTCCGATTGGGGACACGATTTCCGCCCCGACTACCGCCGGTTGCGCACGATGCTGGCCGAGCTGCCGGCGGGGGTGCCGGTGCTGGCCACGACGGCGACCGCGAACGCGCGGGTGACAGCGGATGTGGCCGAGCAGCTGGGCACCGGGGGCGGCGACGCTCTGGTCCTGCGGGGGCCGCTGGACCGGGAGAGCCTGCGGCTGGGCGTGCTGGAGCTGCCGGACGCGGCGCATCGGCTGGCGTGGCTGGGCGAGCGGCTGGGGGATCTGCCGGGCTCGGGGATCATCTACACGCTCACGGTGGCGGCGGCCGAGGAGGTCGCGGCGTTCCTGCGACAGCGTGGGTACCCGGTGGCCTCGTACACGGGGAAAACGGAGAACGCCGACCGGTTGCAGGCGGAGGAGGACCTGCTGGCCAACCGGGTGAAGGCGCTGGTGGCGACATCGGCGCTCGGGATGGGCTTCGACAAGCCGGACCTGGGGTTCGTTGTGCACCTGGGATCGCCCTCGTCCCCGATCGCCTACTACCAGCAGGTGGGGCGCGCGGGGCGTGGCGTGGATCATGCGGATGTGCTGCTGTTGCCGGGGCGCGAGGACGAGGCGATCTGGGCGTACTTCGCCTCGGTGGGCTTCCCTCCCGAGGAACAGGTCCGGCGCACGCTGGCGGTTCTGGAGGACGCGGGGCGTCCCCTGTCGCTGCCGGCACTGGAACCGCTGGTGGATCTTCGGCGTTCGCGCCTGGAGACGATGCTGAAGGTCCTTGACGTGGACGGGGCGGTCAAGCGCGTCAAGGGGGGCTGGACCGCGACAGGGCAGCCGTGGGCGTACGACACCGAGCGTTATGCCTGGGTCGCCAAACAGCGGGCCGCCGAGCAGCAGGCCATGCGGGACTACGTGGCTACCTCGGGGTGCCGGATGGAGTTCCTGCAGCGGCAGCTCGATGACGAGAAGGCGGTCCCGTGCGGTCGCTGCGACACGTGCGCCGGGCCCTGGCTCGACCCGTCCGTGTCCTCCGGCGCTCTCGCGGGTGCGGCGGGTGAACTGGACCGTCCCGGGGTCGAGGTCGAGCCGCGCCGGATGTGGCCCTCGGGAATGGCGGCGGTCGGGGTCGATCTCAAGGGCCGTATCCCCGTGGGGCGGCAGGCGGCCACCGGGCGGGCGCTGGGCAGGCTGTCGGACATCGGCTGGGGCAACCGGCTGCGTCCGCTGCTGTCGGAACAGGCTGTGGACGGGCCGGTGCCTGACGACGTGCTGGCCGCCGTCGTGACGGTGGTGGCGGACTGGGCCCGGTCGCCGGGCGGCTGGGCCGGCGGCGGCCCGGACGCGATGGCACGGCCGGTGGGGATCGTCGCCATGCCCTCCCGCACCCGCCCGCAGCTGGTCTCCTCCCTGGCCGGGGGCCTGGCCCGGGTCGGCAGGCTGCCACTGCTGGGCAGCCTCGCGTACACCCCGCAGGCCGGCGAGTACGCGGCGCACCGCAGCAACTCCGCCCAGCGGCTGCGCGCACTGGCCGCCTCGTTCACCGTGCCCGACGAACTCGCGGCAGCCCTGGCGGGCACCCCCGGGCCGGTCCTGCTCGTCGACGACTACACCGACTCCGGCTGGACCCTGGCCGTGGGCGCCCGCCTCCTGCGCCAGACAGGAGCCGACCAGGTGCTTCCCCTCACCCTTGCCGTGGCGGGGTGA
- a CDS encoding YdbC family protein gives MLVKWIRCTVVDRRGFERGQRKWAGLLGEPGFRGQGGGWSRGRPGVAHVFAFWESRAFYDSFMARSHDRLATAQSGTFKDQQVKLFDHRFDVKTGFEPRFTDSDLVRVAHCRVHEERAEHFALMQEKVWNPAMAGSPGMVRGLFGEAPGHEFLILSMWRSAAEHGKYRAERVERLALRAQLEADVAALAGDIVELEPSWIV, from the coding sequence GTGCTGGTCAAGTGGATTCGCTGCACCGTGGTGGACCGCCGCGGTTTCGAACGGGGGCAGCGAAAGTGGGCGGGACTTCTGGGGGAGCCGGGATTCCGGGGGCAGGGCGGAGGCTGGAGTCGGGGGCGTCCCGGCGTGGCGCACGTCTTCGCCTTCTGGGAGAGCCGCGCCTTCTACGACTCCTTCATGGCCCGGTCCCACGACCGGCTCGCCACCGCGCAGTCGGGCACCTTCAAGGATCAGCAGGTCAAGCTCTTCGACCACCGTTTCGACGTGAAGACCGGCTTCGAGCCGCGTTTCACGGACTCCGACCTGGTGCGGGTGGCGCACTGCCGTGTCCACGAGGAGCGCGCCGAGCACTTCGCGCTGATGCAGGAGAAGGTCTGGAACCCCGCGATGGCGGGTTCGCCCGGCATGGTGCGAGGGCTGTTCGGCGAGGCGCCGGGGCACGAGTTCCTGATCCTGTCGATGTGGCGCTCGGCCGCCGAGCACGGCAAGTACCGGGCCGAGCGGGTGGAGCGGCTGGCGCTGCGGGCGCAGCTGGAGGCGGACGTCGCGGCTCTCGCCGGAGACATCGTCGAACTGGAACCCAGCTGGATAGTCTGA
- a CDS encoding ribonuclease HII → MPYEAPTHTVERSLRATTGAKVIAGVDEVGRGAWAGPVTVCAAVTGLRRPPEGLTDSKLIAVKRRTQLADVLREWVTSYALGHASHEEIDDLGMTAALRLAAERALEALPVRPDAVILDGKHDYLGSPWQVRTVIKGDQSCVAVAAASVIAKVQRDKMMAELGVDHADFNFAANAGYPSPVHRAALEERGPTPYHRLSWAYLDALPQWRHLKKARSWANGNAPEIEGQLGFDF, encoded by the coding sequence ATGCCGTACGAAGCACCCACCCACACCGTCGAGCGCTCCCTGCGCGCCACGACCGGAGCGAAGGTCATTGCCGGCGTCGACGAGGTCGGGCGGGGCGCGTGGGCCGGTCCTGTCACCGTCTGCGCGGCGGTCACCGGTCTCCGGCGGCCCCCCGAGGGACTCACCGATTCCAAGCTCATCGCGGTCAAACGGCGCACCCAACTCGCGGACGTACTGCGGGAATGGGTCACGTCGTACGCGTTGGGGCACGCCTCCCACGAGGAGATCGACGACCTGGGGATGACGGCTGCTCTGCGGCTCGCCGCGGAGCGAGCCCTGGAGGCCTTGCCGGTCCGTCCGGATGCGGTCATCCTCGATGGGAAGCACGACTACCTGGGGTCGCCGTGGCAGGTCCGTACGGTGATCAAGGGTGACCAGTCGTGTGTGGCGGTCGCGGCCGCGTCCGTGATCGCCAAGGTCCAGCGCGACAAAATGATGGCCGAACTAGGTGTCGACCATGCAGACTTCAATTTTGCGGCCAATGCCGGGTATCCGTCGCCCGTGCACAGGGCCGCGCTGGAGGAGCGGGGCCCCACCCCGTACCACCGGCTGTCGTGGGCGTATCTTGATGCGCTGCCCCAGTGGCGGCACCTCAAGAAGGCCCGCAGTTGGGCGAACGGGAACGCTCCGGAGATCGAGGGCCAGCTCGGCTTCGACTTCTGA
- a CDS encoding GlsB/YeaQ/YmgE family stress response membrane protein, with the protein MEISGVISAIVIGIVIGVLGRLVVPGRQRIGILWTIGIGIIAAFIGTGIAAGLDVADTNGVDWVEWLIQIALAALGVAALSKVKLRH; encoded by the coding sequence ATGGAGATCTCAGGCGTCATCAGCGCGATCGTCATCGGCATCGTGATCGGTGTCCTGGGCCGGCTCGTCGTACCCGGACGCCAGCGCATCGGCATCCTGTGGACGATCGGGATCGGCATCATCGCCGCGTTCATCGGAACCGGCATCGCCGCCGGCCTCGACGTCGCCGACACCAATGGCGTCGACTGGGTCGAGTGGCTCATACAGATCGCCCTCGCCGCCCTCGGTGTCGCCGCGCTCAGCAAGGTGAAGTTGCGCCACTGA
- a CDS encoding TetR/AcrR family transcriptional regulator, whose protein sequence is MVTSRWTAAPTQAASPRRRGAVLERAILDAALDQLSTVGWNGLTMEGVAAGAQTGKAAVYRRWPSKEDLVADALQAGLPSFDRAPDLGSVRDDLLELCRQVREAMFSRPGFALRSVIHECDSPQAERFQSVIFRGLVEPSARLLREIIDRGIERGETRADAANGYVFDAIPAMMMYRTKVCASEWEARDIEEMIDQLMVPLLRAGRA, encoded by the coding sequence ATGGTTACCTCGCGCTGGACGGCCGCCCCCACCCAGGCCGCCTCCCCCCGTCGGCGCGGCGCCGTGCTCGAACGCGCGATCCTCGATGCCGCACTGGATCAGCTCAGTACGGTCGGCTGGAACGGGCTCACGATGGAGGGCGTCGCCGCCGGCGCCCAGACCGGCAAGGCCGCGGTCTACCGGCGCTGGCCGTCCAAGGAGGACCTTGTCGCGGACGCGCTGCAGGCCGGGCTCCCTAGCTTCGACCGGGCGCCCGACCTCGGGAGCGTGCGGGACGACCTTCTCGAACTGTGCCGACAGGTGCGGGAGGCCATGTTCTCGCGTCCCGGATTCGCGTTGCGCTCGGTGATTCACGAATGCGACAGCCCGCAGGCGGAGCGCTTTCAGAGCGTGATCTTCCGGGGGCTCGTCGAGCCCTCGGCGAGACTTCTCCGGGAGATCATCGACCGTGGGATCGAGCGGGGGGAGACCCGCGCCGACGCTGCCAACGGCTATGTCTTCGACGCCATTCCGGCGATGATGATGTACCGCACGAAGGTGTGCGCGAGCGAATGGGAGGCGCGGGACATCGAGGAGATGATCGACCAGTTGATGGTTCCGCTGCTGCGGGCGGGCCGTGCCTGA